The Cryptomeria japonica chromosome 2, Sugi_1.0, whole genome shotgun sequence region cctagttttgcatggaaagctactaagactctcaaactaaaaaaaacaaactactccctaaattaagaatacaataagtgcatgcacaacatgctttatttactaaaaacaaacttatgcaaaaagcaaaactaaaaatagtcctaaggattcatgcatgctggagtacatgctttatttgcatgaataaacaaaaaaaactattaactaaaaatagcttatgcatggtgatgaatggatagcttcatgtccaaactggagttgcatggagctgcatgctagagcagcatcacttatcaataTTTATAACATCACAGAACAGAGCTTTAGTCTGAAAGTCGTCAAGTGTGGCACGCTATGTTTACTCGATGGTGTGTTGTTACCTTCGTGGTCATGTACTTCGGAAGAAGTGACTGTTAAAGGGGCAATAGCACATTGGAATATTACATATAACCCATTATATGATAGCTGTAGCAGTTGTGAATCAAGCGGTTGTTGGTGTGGGTACAATGTTTCCGATGAAGGGAAGTTCCTTTGTTTCTGCGAGGATGCAACCCATCCAAATCAATGCCCAGTCCCACAAGGTATTTGGCTCAAAATCTCTCTATATTTGCCTCTCAGTACCAAAAATAAGTTTAGTTGCCTTACAATTTGAAAACGGAAAAATATGAAAGTGCTTTATCTATCAGTTTgttcaatgaattttatttttccGGTCTGATTAGCATTTACCATATTTAAGCAGGCAAGAGCTCAAATCGTGGAATAATAACAGGTAAAGGCTAACAACCTTTTTGTGTAAGTTTTAAGAAATCTTCTAATTTTCTTTTATGGTGGAATCGCTGATATGCATTATTACGCATCAATACCAGGTATAGCTATTGGGGCAAGTGCTTTCATAATGATAGTAGCACTATTTCTCATAGTTGTTTATCGAAAGGGGTCATCCTACTTTAAAGGGAATGAAACTTCTGTTGCAATGGAACCTATGAATTCAGGGTCTATTGGTAAAGTGGAGAATTTTCTCCAAAGTTATATTCATCAAATGCCAACCAGATATTCATTCTCTCAGCTAAAGAAGATCACCAACAACTTTTCGGATAAATTGGGAGAAGGGGGATTCGGTGTTGTTTATAAAGGAAAGCTCCGTAGCGGTTTTTTGGTGGCCGTTaaacttcttgatcaatcaagacaGAGTGAGGGCCAGTTCATAAACGAGGTTGCAACTCTGGGAaccattcatcattttcatttgGTTCGCCTCATGGGTTTTTGTTTTGAAGGATTCAGAAGCGCGCTTGTATATGAGTACATGGCCAATGGATCCCTAGAGAAGTTTATATTTCAAGGAAAAGAAGCAGAACAGATGCTCAGTTGGGATCAATTGTACTCAATTGCTTTGGGCGCAGCTCGTGGAATTGCTTATTTGCACCAAGATTGTAGTAGGCGCATCATTCATTTTGACATCAAGCCTCACAATATACTACTGGATGCAGATTTCACACCCAAAGTAGCTGATTTTGGTCTCGCTAAACTGTATAAGAAGGAAGAGGACCATGTATCAATTACGGCAACAAGAGGGACGCCAGGATATGTTGCGCCAGAGCTGTGGTCCAGAGATTTGGGGCCTGTGACGGACAAATCAGATGTTTACAGTTTTGGAATGGTATTACTGGAGATAGCCGGAAGGAGGAAGAACATTGACGTGCAGGTGAGTCGTTCGAGTCAATTGTATTTTCCTGAATGGGAGTTCAAATTGATAGAGAGTGGGGAGTTGGTGAAGAGGTTGAGAGAAAGAGGTAGAGGCGACATGGAAGCGGAAGATGAAGAGAAGTTAAGGAGATTGGCGAAAGTAGGACTTTGGTGTATTCAATACAATTCCAATGACCGACCGTCAATGAGCAGAGTCGTACAAATGCTGGAAGGAAACGGTGATGACGTAAGCAATCCTCCATTACCTTTCAACTCCTCCCCACCGCGTGAAGCACCGTTGTCATCTTCCTCCGAAGAATCTTCATCCATGCTATAGAGTCCCGGAGAAGACTTCTACTCTATCCATCCATCTAGGAATGAGATGATGTGAGGAGCCATCCTCATTCCACGTAACTCTTATGGAAATAAATCATTCAGAGTATTGTTATTAGTCGACTAATGTTTTCAAGTCACTTCTTTCAATTAATAGACAGCTTTGAAAATTGTGCCAAAAATTTAAACTAAAGATATACTATAGTTTAAAGTCTtttatttgtatatttatttttttctcatttttcttttttttttctgattGGTAGATGATATTTTTGTCGGggttttaaatcattttttttttaaattattatttggcTAATCAAAATATATtctgtatgaaatattttatattcacCTGGGAATAATAAAAACAAAATCAAAGAAACACACACTTTTGATCCAAAAGAAACACAATCAATAGACAACTATCGGATCTATCGCCATGCCAACGATCTGTTACCCTTCTTTTCGATCAGATGACTGAGAAGACATCTAGGGCTTTTTGTGATAAACACGTTGCATAAGAGAGGCGAGGTGAATTTGCTTGTCATTATGTTTGAGGTTCTCATAGTTTGAATATGGTGGTGATGCTGAAGGAGACATAAAATATGGCTCAATCAAAGGAAATAAGGCTTCATCAATCATTCAGATCAGTGCTTCAATGCTTGTGATTCAGCAACACGATCACATCCACACTAACGAAGTGCCATTTTAAAATAACTTGACTCCGCAACCCAATTCATTGTAGCCCTTGAATATAGAGGGAAATGTTAAAATATGCTTTCAAAGTAGTTGTGTGGGTTTGAAGGGTTGAGTTTATGTCTAATTTCTAGGTTCTCTTAAATAGAGTCTATTTTGCCCTTGAATTTGGGCTTATGGGTTAATGTATGAGATTTAATGCAACCTGATTGATTTCTTGTTGCCCCTTTGTTCTAAATTGGTACACATTATGTCTTATGATAGAACGTATCTCTTATTCTGATTTCTATCTGGACACGTATTAAAACTACATTGAAATGTTAAATTTTTATTTGGGTGTGTGGTCACGATAGTTTTCTTGGTGAAATTTATCTACTTTAACCTCTCTGACAaaaattttctcaaagaaatgttGATGAATTGAATTTTTAAATAGGTAAGTGGAAAAGTCTCAAAGGATTGAGGCTTTGGCAGTGCTTTTGAAATTTATTTAGTGTGTTTGTACTTTTTTCTAGGTAAATTTAACAAATTTTGGTGCAAAATGAATTGTTTAAAATGGGTTTTTGGTTACTATCTTGAATTATTTTTTCTTGGCATTTTCTCTTGACTCCACAATTTGATGATTTTATGAGAGATTCATGTGTCTATCTTTTAGAATGAATTTTAAGTGTTATGTTCTTTAGTGTTTCTACCTCATTTAGTTCTTTTTACCTGTAAAGTTTTGTGAATTTGACAAAGCTACAGGTAAAATCTTAACATTGATGTTTTTTCTGGTTCACTTATTTTAGTTTCTAGAAAGGGCTTTTAATTTTCCTCAATTTCACGTAATTAGCTTTAAATAGGCGTTTTCATTTACCTTGACTTTTTATTCAACAAACCTATTCAAGTAAATATCCAAGAATAGAATGTTTAAGGGGAACACAAAATgcatttttttgcttattttttatATAAACCTTAAAAGAGTCACAACTAAGCAAAGGGTTTGTAAAATGTAGCCAATTTAATCATGCTCTCCTCTGATTTGTTATAAGTGGTGCAGATTTGTGTAAAAGTGGCTTAGAatggtttttatttttaaaatttgaaacttCTCTGTTTGGCTTTTACTATAGGCTTTTATGCATATAGCTATAGTTTCATGTAAAAATCTCCAAAGAAGACACTTTCTATTGGATTTGTAAGTTTCATCTATTCGGTAATGATGTTGGGGGCTAATCATGTGTTGTGCTTTCTCATGCATATGGTTGAAAAGTTATCATCAGTTTAAGTTTGAATGTTCCCTCTTACAGTCTTTTCTTGGATAGAGGATTCTAAGAAAGATTGCACAATTTCTATTTTGAAAACCCAACTTTGATGTGATATATGGTGTCCAGGGTGCAATTGCAAAACAGATGCTAGCTATTGAAGAAATGGTTTGAATGGATGTGCTTTGCAGTGACAAGACTGCAGGACTACAACATTGACTCTAAACATAGCTTAATGTGGATAAAAATCTTATTGAGGTTAGATTAGGCTATTAATAACTATTTCTTTAGTAATTTTTTTCACATAGGTATATGATAAAGGATGAGGATACAGTTGTCATGATGGCTATAAGAGCATCCAAAACAGAAAACCAAGATGCCATTGATGTTGCAATTGTTGGTATGCTTTCTGACCCTAAGgagattggtgcaggagcaccccttcAAGTTGACAAATTAGGCTCAGAGGAGGAAGGATGAGGCATCAAACATGTCTTTGGGATtttttacatgtgtttcaatcatgcattgtgtgtttgtaataaaagaccccatgttgtgagccaaactcctattttggcatcctgataagccaattaggacttttggacaaaaggggatcaaTTGTGTGTAGGACATAGTTATCCTAGTAGTTTTAGTGATTCTATGATGTTTTAGTAGGGTTTATTcttaacccaaggcattaggaggtgagaaatgacattttgacaactttgtcaaaacttGTCAAAAGTTGTTATAAGcaattttatgcaatttttgcatttttgtttgtttgaactcctccaatggctctaacctcttatttttggttgagagaagtttTGGAGTGgtatatacaccttgtggatccaattcccaaggttagACTATACGGAGGAAAGTTTTGAtgactgcaaactaatgaaattctgagtttttcctgcaattctgaaGTTTTGGTACGGGGTATGGAATTGTACGGATTGGGATCAATTCCAAATGATATGAGTTTGTTATAATAGTGAGTCACCTTTGATTTGGGTTTGGTTTGAGGTTCAGATTGTGTGTTTTGCTCCTGTTGTTCCAATTTTGTTGTAGGTGctcggaaaaccagggtttacctagggttttgcttCTCCATGGTCATAACTTACAATTTATCAGTCTGAGACTCATGGTATTGGGTGAAATGAAAGTATGTATAGTGTATTCTAAGATTCTAAAATCattttgtaggaggagcaagggaggtgtgtgtttgaaccggcactaggtagacatctctatgtggctacctagtccttaaacatCAAAGTTACCCTAGAAAGAAAATGGCGATGATTTcaggcatgtaaccctagaattcttgatggtttatggttccccacatgctcatggggttttgattgtatttttttctcatttggacatagttgcttcacaaatggagacctaattagccctttaggatagttGACCTTCACATATTTCAGACCTTTTTTTGctagaccttgacccttccttttggtgAATTGTGTAAGGccaaaaagggtatttgaatccatgACTATTTTGTTGGGGTGTTTGGAAAAGTTTGGACTTATGGTTCCTTTACCcgtttcaaagggctactagcaaataggcctaattgtgaaggtgc contains the following coding sequences:
- the LOC131039199 gene encoding rust resistance kinase Lr10-like, producing MHYYASIPGIAIGASAFIMIVALFLIVVYRKGSSYFKGNETSVAMEPMNSGSIGKVENFLQSYIHQMPTRYSFSQLKKITNNFSDKLGEGGFGVVYKGKLRSGFLVAVKLLDQSRQSEGQFINEVATLGTIHHFHLVRLMGFCFEGFRSALVYEYMANGSLEKFIFQGKEAEQMLSWDQLYSIALGAARGIAYLHQDCSRRIIHFDIKPHNILLDADFTPKVADFGLAKLYKKEEDHVSITATRGTPGYVAPELWSRDLGPVTDKSDVYSFGMVLLEIAGRRKNIDVQVSRSSQLYFPEWEFKLIESGELVKRLRERGRGDMEAEDEEKLRRLAKVGLWCIQYNSNDRPSMSRVVQMLEGNGDDVSNPPLPFNSSPPREAPLSSSSEESSSML